The Rosa chinensis cultivar Old Blush chromosome 7, RchiOBHm-V2, whole genome shotgun sequence DNA segment TGGCTTTTTGTGACAATATCTTATATGGCAACCTAAATGATGGAAATGAAAGGCAGAAAATAGTGAATAGTATTGACCTGCCAACCTCaacaggtgaacttgctcttagggcAAGTCATGTATCTCCTTCGCTGGCGGATTTATATTCTAGATATTCGACATTATTTTCTCATAATAATCCAACCAAACTAAGACTTAATTTTGGTTATCCATCATCAGATTTGgggaaattaaaatttttacaAACAACGTACTGCTGTAGATAATTGATTGCATATTTAGAAAATTGAAGCCGAACTATGGTACATGTCAATATAAATTACTGCCATAATGAAATATATGTGGATTTAATATTATGGAACTTCGGATTAATTTTATGTGATGTTCAAATTATAAAGAGAGGATATTTATCATAAGACTTAAAGAAAATTCATAAATTAACATGTTCGTGAAGTCGTAAACCTAATAAGTTTTATGTTTGAAATGAGTGGTGTATAAGAATTTCTCTCTTCCACTAATAACAAATTTCCACAGGGTTTATATATAAGCTGTTAACTTGACAAGATAACCGATTGAAATCATTGAATGCAATGAGAAAAATCTGACTTAGGCCGTGTTTTCTGGTGTTCGTAGCAGAGAAATATGTACAACCGAATTGAAGCTATCATATAAAATTACTAAATCTGCAGACAAATATTCCTTCTCGGAGGTATAGAATATAATACTTTAGAAATGAAAGAATATTACTATACATATTAAATTGGACAAAGCaacatctctctttctctctctttttcacaCACCCAACAACACATAAAGCAAGGGCCATACATACACAGAAGAACGTCCACACAAACCCTTCAAAAACATTCTTTTTTCTCAGCTTTTGTACCCGGTTTCAAGAAAAGTGGTTTTCTCTCTTTTTGAGGATAACAGTTTCTTCAACCTTTGCTTCGCTTCAGCCATGGACACTGCTCAATGGCCACAGGTACAGCACACAGAGATTCAccaacctcctcctcctccttctcctctttcttcttataTATGGCTTCTGCTCATTTTTTGTTCATTTGTGAATTATAAATGGCCTTTTGGTATGAGGATGATGGTGTTGTTGTTCAAGTCCCCACTCAAAATTGGTTGTAGTTTCTATCAGTTCTTCAAACATGTTTGTTTCACTTTATCTTTTGCTTAGGTGATAAAGGAAAAgaactccatattttcttttcttttttgctgtCCGATACGATTCTGAAAAGTGTAATAAAAAGCAGCTCCTCatttgtttttatcttctttgtCTTTCTTTTCCCTCTTTAAATTCTCAGTTTTCCGCACTACCAGTACTGATTATTAGCGTCTTTGTTTGATCTGAAATTTGGGTTCATTTTTTTAGGGAATTGTGGTGAAACCAATAGAAGAGATAGTGACAAACACATGCCCTAAGCCTTCTTCTGCTAATAATCTAGAGAGGAAACTTGCAAGGCCTCAGAAAGAATCAGCCCTAAACTGTCCAAGGTGCAACTCCACCAACACCAAGTTCTGTTACTACAACAACTACAGCCTCACACAACCCAGATACTTCTGCAAGACCTGTAGAAGGTACTGGACTGAAGGTGGGTCCCTCAGGAACATCCCAGTTGGTGGAGGCTCAAGGAAGAACAAgagatcatcatcttcttcctcatcaacaACAACTTCTAATATTTCGAACAACTCATCAAAGAGGCTTCCTGATCTGATACAACCCCAAGGCAACCAAGGTAACCAAGGCCAAGATCTAAACTTGGGCTTTCCATCTAATCAAGTTTTTGCACAGCATCAAATCCCCAACATTGATCAAAACAGTGACAAGAACAACAACTCTTCTAGTACTACCACAACAGCATCTCACCTCTCAGCTTTGGAGCTTCTCACTGGTTTGACCTCCAGGGGTTTGAACTCCTTCATGCCCATGCCAGTGCCTAATTCAGATCCCAACAGCAGCAACAACAGTGCAAGTGTATATACATCTGGGTTTCCCATGAGTGAGTTGATGATCAAGCCAACCCTTAATTTCTCTCTTGATGGGCTTGGAAGTGGGTATGGGAGTGCTCTACAAGGTCATCATGTTCAAGAAAATAGTGGGAGGCTTTTGTTTCCATTTGAGGATTTGAAACAAGTATCAGGCAGTGGTAGTGGAATTGATCATCATCAGCAGAACAACAAGGAGCATCATCATGGTGGAGACTCAACTGGGTATTGGACTGGAATGTTAGGAGGAGGAACATGGTAAAAATTTAAGAGGATCGAAATATTCCtggtctttttcttctttctttctttctgattttAATCTCTATTTATTAATCTTCTTCTCTCATGGTGGAGGGTGACTTGTTTGGATTCCTGAGTTCATAAGTACTAACAGATCATAGGATACATGGGGCTTTCTTAATTTATCACTTTGGATTTCTACTTTGTCTTGGTTTAATTATGGTGGGTTATTTTTTTGGAGCTTATTTTAGATTGGCTTCATAAAATTAAGGGCGACTTTTTATTGGGATACTACTACTCTATGAGGATATTAGAAGCAATGATGATCAAGAAGACCAGCAGGCCAGAATTTTTCTAGGGTATGTAGCTAGTAGAGAAGAGGCATGCACTGCTGTTCTTGCATAATGCCCTTCATCTCATGTAATTGATCTTCTCTAGCTATTTTATCACTAAGAGAAAGTAAAGGGCAGCCCACTGTAATTTGTCATTGGTTGGTTAGCTTAATTGGTACAATCAATAATTATTACAATGTACTACTTATGGATAGCTAAGTTAGCTAGCTAGGTATCTCCTTCTTCTCTGTTCTATGTGATGTTGTATAGTTTAAGGTTTTATTAATCAGGACAGAGATTCTTCCAGCCATTTACAGAAAAAAGCTAGCTAAAGAGATTTGAAGATAGAGCTAGCTAGCCAGGTAAGAATCTCTGAATTCCACATGACTTTGCTATAAACAACTCTTCAAAAAAGTATAACCACCACCTCAGCTTCGCTGATCTATCTATCTTCATTTTCTtacttggaagttggaaccaGCACTAAACACCACCTGCCTCAACCAGAAATCTTAGCTAAGCTAAGCTCTAAGCTCTTTCACAGTCTCACAGGTGAGGCTATTATTATCAATATATCCAAACAGTTTTGAAGACTCCCTCACAATGTCTCCCATTATAATCTATTTCCAGAAATGATCATTGCTTCCATGCCACCCCTCCTTTTTTTTATCCGAGTCTCACTgaaatgagagattgagagaaagATCTGACAAACCCTTCTTTCTTTGGTCCTTGTTGGGACCCACAAAAACATTCCCCTTGGCTAGTGTGCTAAAGAGAGAATAATACACCCCACTAAGTTGATCCATCCAGATCTGTACTCTGACCTCCCCCCAATTTTTAAATCCCATTTCTTTTGGTTTCTGGCTGTAAGCCACTTACATAATAACAATGCCCGCAAGGCCGGTGTTTCAGTATTTCACTTATTTTGGGTATAATATTAATCAATTAATCTAGTTCCACTTCCACCTAGCTCACGTACTCTAAGGTAGTTTTGGAATTGAGCCACAATAATCTAGGCCATGAGTTCATATGCTACATTGGTCCAAGCTGAAAATGACAAACCATATTCCTTGAACGCCAAGAATGAGGCACAGCCTTGAGAAACCTAGTGGCCGTTccagctatttatagaaaaaggGTCACCTAACAAAGTCCATAAAAGATGGAAACTGGATCAATGGTGCTTTCCGGATCTGTAATGATGTCTTTGGCTTCTTCCTGTTGTGCTTTAGTGCTTAGGTTTTTCCAATAAGTAAAAAGCGTGTCTCCAATTCATCAGATACTTTCCTTCAGTGAAAAGTTTAGGCCATATTGACGTATCTATGTG contains these protein-coding regions:
- the LOC112180533 gene encoding dof zinc finger protein DOF4.6, whose protein sequence is MDTAQWPQGIVVKPIEEIVTNTCPKPSSANNLERKLARPQKESALNCPRCNSTNTKFCYYNNYSLTQPRYFCKTCRRYWTEGGSLRNIPVGGGSRKNKRSSSSSSSTTTSNISNNSSKRLPDLIQPQGNQGNQGQDLNLGFPSNQVFAQHQIPNIDQNSDKNNNSSSTTTTASHLSALELLTGLTSRGLNSFMPMPVPNSDPNSSNNSASVYTSGFPMSELMIKPTLNFSLDGLGSGYGSALQGHHVQENSGRLLFPFEDLKQVSGSGSGIDHHQQNNKEHHHGGDSTGYWTGMLGGGTW